The proteins below come from a single Oncorhynchus keta strain PuntledgeMale-10-30-2019 chromosome 1, Oket_V2, whole genome shotgun sequence genomic window:
- the LOC118385523 gene encoding mRNA decay activator protein ZFP36L2-like, with protein sequence MPSDFLTPFLELGDEFCKNFRGLDMPDGAPATTQMQRIVGFQRRHSLCPVTLPNSKFNSSIVDPIGEPACWALTNTANQQWSLKHQQQLPRSSLNSIPFRVDRSISMIEGRVGSFGSSEQQLPTTPPLMPPPGLSISTCSLSSPKSLAPSPPISTRYKTEMCRTYEESGTCKYGAKCQFAHGMDEQRGLSRHPKYKTEPCRTFHTIGFCPYGARCHFIHNADEQLGPDGGTPPQRLKIRERPQLLRHSISFAGFSSPQALTGFHPVPEPMLFSRASSVSSPPSTGSPELLSPLFPEPATLKHNYPFSSDCANDQINNNPHFYTITDSKCQTVCAQKSAAQNSHRNAFSFTGLPALQRCASPDSLSDQEGYTSSSSLSGCESPGLEGRRLPIFSRLSVSDD encoded by the exons ATGCCGTCCGACTTCCTTACGCCGTTTTTGGAGCTGGGGGATGAGTTCTGCAAG AATTTCCGTGGTCTGGACATGCCAGATGGCGCACCAGCCACCACGCAGATGCAGCGCATTGTGGGATTTCAGCGCAGACACTCACTATGCCCGGTCACCCTGCCCAACTCAAAGTTTAACAGCAGCATTGTTGACCCAATCGGCGAGCCAGCCTGCTGGGCCCTTACTAACACTGCTAACCAGCAGTGGAGCCTGAAACATCAGCAACAGTTGCCCCGCTCCTCTCTCAACAGCATCCCATTTCGTGTAGACCGTTCGATCAGTATGATAGAGGGCCGTGTTGGCAGCTTCGGGTCCAGCGAGCAGCAGctccccaccacccctcctctgaTGCCCCCACCCGGTCTAAGTATCAGCACATGCTCCCTGTCATCTCCAAAGTCTCtcgccccctcccctcccatctccaccCGGTACAAAACCGAAATGTGCCGCACTTACGAGGAGAGTGGCACCTGCAAATATGGAGCCAAGTGTCAGTTTGCCCACGGCATGGATGAGCAGCGTGGCTTGAGCAGGCACCCAAAGTACAAAACCGAGCCATGCCGCACGTTCCACACCATTGGCTTTTGCCCCTACGGCGCGCGATGTCACTTCATCCATAACGCGGACGAGCAGCTCGGGCCCGATGGAGGAACGCCACCTCAGCGGCTAAAGATAAGAGAACGCCCACAGCTGCTGCGTCACAGCATCAGTTTCGCTGGTTTCTCCTCCCCCCAAGCACTGACGGGATTCCATCCTGTTCCAGAGCCCATGCTGTTCTCTAGGGCTTCCTCGGTATCATCCCCGCCCTCCACAGGTAGTCCAGAACTGCTGTCCCCATTGTTTCCAGAACCTGCTACACTGAAGCACAACTATCCGTTCTCGTCTGACTGCGCAAACGACCAGATTAATAACAACCCTCACTTTTATACTATCACTGACTCTAAGTGCCAAACTGTCTGTGCGCAAAAGTCAGCCGCACAGAACTCTCACCGCAATGCCTTCTCATTCACCGGACTGCCTGCCCTGCAGCGGTGTGCTTCACCTGACTCTCTCTCCGACCAGGAAGGCTACACCAGCTCCAGTAGCCTGAGTGGTTGTGAGTCCCCTGGACTTGAGGGCAGACGTCTCCCCATCTTTAGCCGCCTCTCTGTCTCAGATGACTGA